From a region of the Helianthus annuus cultivar XRQ/B chromosome 5, HanXRQr2.0-SUNRISE, whole genome shotgun sequence genome:
- the LOC110943534 gene encoding membrane protein of ER body-like protein isoform X2 has protein sequence MENSEVEEHEDHPWDQEEEELEEGNLVARRKILNQTPISTTINADHTTNNVDLNGVTDAKDHHHHQQQQHEEEEEEEEKEEVKDSIQQDDIKVDGDEKEKEKEKQPEFLVYYDTDKGNEKIHEPENTDITTNNQENGNGMHSVISKQNGEHQKHEISSEGDKSASSYISNKTEITIDEITEYDVETILKKQDTHDLFCPNCNSCITKRVILRKRKRRIPVPGADGKRNKPETPVSSESNVVLADSTDDQVQPPTSNEYDPQREPDVFRCLSCFSIFMPTGNGFKLFRGFGNKNSKEKSELSEKEVPVKKSWFSNIFKSEKVENNVTNLNVSVAVQRLDPENNVGEVSSVSSNLNPSMQEASVRISDGTTDLEKNQLQSDKVISESHGNMATDLPLADTNGQLLTSYHIEKESNSKSEYPGMFVVKPPLTNNVEPTESSISSVQHDGLKLLVPPNVGSLIIDNSQMNQELDVTIQHTVQNNVEIHLEEPLKVNKDILTDGQQVNLLDDVKNIERNKGEDTIITIESKQLDASAFQRPPDELGETSTPAPQQAVERGGVTTATRGSRSVDMVKSIVYGGLIELIASLSVVASAAGADAATLNVLALGLANIFGGLFVISHDLWDLKNERTRKTEDRYQLLLGQRADFPLHMTVSLLSYLVFGFVPPLVYCFSFYESNDKDLKLLTVAAASILGIMILSAGRAYVQSPPKFYFKTISYHVMLGFTVSGVSYLSGGLIIKLLEKLDIFQEGSVENLRIYGAGSKPGLATF, from the exons ATGGAAAATTCAGAGGTAGAAGAACATGAAGATCATCCATGGgaccaagaagaagaagaactgGAGGAGGGTAATTTGGTTGCTAGAAGAAAGATTCTCAACCAAACTCCAATTTCCACCACCATTAATGCTGATCATACCACCAACAATGTTGACTTAAATGGTGTCACCGATGCtaaagatcatcatcatcatcaacaacagcaacatgaagaagaagaagaagaagaagaaaaagaagaagtgaAAGATTCTATCCAACAAGATGACATAAAAGTTGATGgagatgaaaaagaaaaagaaaaagagaaacaaccTGAATTTCTTGTTTACTATGACACAGATAAAG GTAACGAGAAAATTCACGAGCCAGAGAACACTGATATAACAACTAATAATCAAGAAAACGGGAATGGCATGCACTCGGTGATCAGCAAACAGAACGGAGAGCATCAAAAGCATGAAATATCATCGGAGGGTGACAAAAGTGCTTCATCATACATAAGCAACAAAACCGAAATCACGATTGATGAAATAACCGAATATGACGTGGAGACAATTTTAAAAAAGCAAGACACTCATGATTTGTTCTGTCCTAATTGCAATTCTTGTATAACCAAAAGGGTCATACTTCGTAAAAGGAAACGTAGAATCCCAGTTCCTGGTGCAGATGGAAAACGTAACAAACCGGAAACTCCAGTTTCTTCTGAATCGAACGTTGTTTTAGCTGATTCAACCGACGATCAAGTTCAACCACCAACATCTAATGAATATGATCCGCAAAGAGAGCCAGATGTATTCAGATGTTTGTCATGCTTCAGCATTTTCATGCCCACAG GAAATGGGTTTAAGTTGTTTCGCGGGTTTGGAAATAAAAACAGCAAAGAAAAAAGTGAACTTTCTGAGAAGGAAGTGCCTGTAAAGAAAAGCTGGTTTTCGAACATATTTAAATCGGAAAAGGTGGAGAATAATGTCACTAATCTTAACGTTTCAGTAGCCGTTCAGCGTTTAGATCCGGAAAATAACGTTGGTGAAGTCTCTTCTGTATCTTCTAACCTAAATCCGTCAATGCAAGAAGCTAGCGTGCGTATCTCCGACGGTACAACAGATTTGGAAAAAAATCAACTTCAGTCAGATAAAGTTATAAGCGAGAGCCACG GAAATATGGCAACAGACCTTCCATTAGCAGACACTAACGGGCAGTTACTTACCTCGTACCATATCGAGAAAGAATCCAACAGCAAAAGTGAATATCCGGGTATGTTTGTGGTCAAACCGCCTTTAACTAATAACGTGGAGCCCACAGAAAGTTCAATATCTTCAGTTCAACATGACGGATTGAAGCTTCTTGTTCCTCCAAATGTGGGATCGTTAATCATTGACAATTCGCAAATGAACCAAGAGCTTGATGTAACCATTCAACACACTGTTCAAAACAATGTTGAAATTCACCTTGAAGAGCCTCTGAAGGTCAACAAAGATATCTTAACTGACGGTCAACAGGTTAATCTTCTTGATGATGTGAAGAACATTGAAAGGAACAAAG GAGAAGATACAATAATTACCATAGAAAGCAAGCAACTTGATGCATCTGCCTTTCAAAGACCACCTGACGAACTTGGTGAGACGTCAACTCCAGCACCGCAGCAGGCGGTGGAACGTGGTGGTGTTACCACGGCAACAAGAGGCAGTCGTAGCGTGGACATGGTTAAAAGTATTGTTTATGGTGGCTTGATAGAACTGATTGCGAGCCTAAGTGTTGTGGCTTCTGCAGCTGGTGCTGATGCCGCCACAT TGAATGTGCTAGCTCTGGGATTGGCTAATATATTCGGTGGGTTGTTCGTGATCAGTCATGAT CTTTGGGACCTTAAAAACGAGCGAACAAGAAAGACAGAAGACCGATACCAACTCCTTTTGGGGCAACGAGCCGATTTCCCACTTCACATGACGGTttctctgttatcatacctcgtATTTGGATTCGTTCCTCCACTTGTCTATTGCTTCTCCTTCTATGAGAGCAATGACAAAGATCTCAAGCTTTTGACAGTGGCCGCAGCCTCCATTTTAGGCATCATGATTCTGTCTGCCGGAAGAGCATACGTTCAGAGCCCAccaaaattttatttcaaaactaTCAGTTACCATGTCATGCTTGGGTTCACGGTTTCAGGTGTTTCGTATTTGTCTGGTGGCTTGATTATCAAGTTACTGGAGAAATTGGATATATTCCAGGAAGGTTCAGTGGAGAACCTGAGAATCTATGGAGCGGGTTCAAAACCGGGCCTCGCGACATTCTAA
- the LOC110943534 gene encoding membrane protein of ER body-like protein isoform X1: MENSEVEEHEDHPWDQEEEELEEGNLVARRKILNQTPISTTINADHTTNNVDLNGVTDAKDHHHHQQQQHEEEEEEEEKEEVKDSIQQDDIKVDGDEKEKEKEKQPEFLVYYDTDKGIWKCRICSWDNQGRTCLTHHSQHPRWHSRMLANAKTVYETKGNEKIHEPENTDITTNNQENGNGMHSVISKQNGEHQKHEISSEGDKSASSYISNKTEITIDEITEYDVETILKKQDTHDLFCPNCNSCITKRVILRKRKRRIPVPGADGKRNKPETPVSSESNVVLADSTDDQVQPPTSNEYDPQREPDVFRCLSCFSIFMPTGNGFKLFRGFGNKNSKEKSELSEKEVPVKKSWFSNIFKSEKVENNVTNLNVSVAVQRLDPENNVGEVSSVSSNLNPSMQEASVRISDGTTDLEKNQLQSDKVISESHGNMATDLPLADTNGQLLTSYHIEKESNSKSEYPGMFVVKPPLTNNVEPTESSISSVQHDGLKLLVPPNVGSLIIDNSQMNQELDVTIQHTVQNNVEIHLEEPLKVNKDILTDGQQVNLLDDVKNIERNKGEDTIITIESKQLDASAFQRPPDELGETSTPAPQQAVERGGVTTATRGSRSVDMVKSIVYGGLIELIASLSVVASAAGADAATLNVLALGLANIFGGLFVISHDLWDLKNERTRKTEDRYQLLLGQRADFPLHMTVSLLSYLVFGFVPPLVYCFSFYESNDKDLKLLTVAAASILGIMILSAGRAYVQSPPKFYFKTISYHVMLGFTVSGVSYLSGGLIIKLLEKLDIFQEGSVENLRIYGAGSKPGLATF, encoded by the exons ATGGAAAATTCAGAGGTAGAAGAACATGAAGATCATCCATGGgaccaagaagaagaagaactgGAGGAGGGTAATTTGGTTGCTAGAAGAAAGATTCTCAACCAAACTCCAATTTCCACCACCATTAATGCTGATCATACCACCAACAATGTTGACTTAAATGGTGTCACCGATGCtaaagatcatcatcatcatcaacaacagcaacatgaagaagaagaagaagaagaagaaaaagaagaagtgaAAGATTCTATCCAACAAGATGACATAAAAGTTGATGgagatgaaaaagaaaaagaaaaagagaaacaaccTGAATTTCTTGTTTACTATGACACAGATAAAG GAATATGGAAATGTCGAATCTGCTCATGGGATAATCAGGGTAGAACATGTCTCACTCATCATAGTCAGCATCCTAGGTGGCACTCGCGTATGCTGGCGAATGCGAAAACCGTATATGAAACCAAAG GTAACGAGAAAATTCACGAGCCAGAGAACACTGATATAACAACTAATAATCAAGAAAACGGGAATGGCATGCACTCGGTGATCAGCAAACAGAACGGAGAGCATCAAAAGCATGAAATATCATCGGAGGGTGACAAAAGTGCTTCATCATACATAAGCAACAAAACCGAAATCACGATTGATGAAATAACCGAATATGACGTGGAGACAATTTTAAAAAAGCAAGACACTCATGATTTGTTCTGTCCTAATTGCAATTCTTGTATAACCAAAAGGGTCATACTTCGTAAAAGGAAACGTAGAATCCCAGTTCCTGGTGCAGATGGAAAACGTAACAAACCGGAAACTCCAGTTTCTTCTGAATCGAACGTTGTTTTAGCTGATTCAACCGACGATCAAGTTCAACCACCAACATCTAATGAATATGATCCGCAAAGAGAGCCAGATGTATTCAGATGTTTGTCATGCTTCAGCATTTTCATGCCCACAG GAAATGGGTTTAAGTTGTTTCGCGGGTTTGGAAATAAAAACAGCAAAGAAAAAAGTGAACTTTCTGAGAAGGAAGTGCCTGTAAAGAAAAGCTGGTTTTCGAACATATTTAAATCGGAAAAGGTGGAGAATAATGTCACTAATCTTAACGTTTCAGTAGCCGTTCAGCGTTTAGATCCGGAAAATAACGTTGGTGAAGTCTCTTCTGTATCTTCTAACCTAAATCCGTCAATGCAAGAAGCTAGCGTGCGTATCTCCGACGGTACAACAGATTTGGAAAAAAATCAACTTCAGTCAGATAAAGTTATAAGCGAGAGCCACG GAAATATGGCAACAGACCTTCCATTAGCAGACACTAACGGGCAGTTACTTACCTCGTACCATATCGAGAAAGAATCCAACAGCAAAAGTGAATATCCGGGTATGTTTGTGGTCAAACCGCCTTTAACTAATAACGTGGAGCCCACAGAAAGTTCAATATCTTCAGTTCAACATGACGGATTGAAGCTTCTTGTTCCTCCAAATGTGGGATCGTTAATCATTGACAATTCGCAAATGAACCAAGAGCTTGATGTAACCATTCAACACACTGTTCAAAACAATGTTGAAATTCACCTTGAAGAGCCTCTGAAGGTCAACAAAGATATCTTAACTGACGGTCAACAGGTTAATCTTCTTGATGATGTGAAGAACATTGAAAGGAACAAAG GAGAAGATACAATAATTACCATAGAAAGCAAGCAACTTGATGCATCTGCCTTTCAAAGACCACCTGACGAACTTGGTGAGACGTCAACTCCAGCACCGCAGCAGGCGGTGGAACGTGGTGGTGTTACCACGGCAACAAGAGGCAGTCGTAGCGTGGACATGGTTAAAAGTATTGTTTATGGTGGCTTGATAGAACTGATTGCGAGCCTAAGTGTTGTGGCTTCTGCAGCTGGTGCTGATGCCGCCACAT TGAATGTGCTAGCTCTGGGATTGGCTAATATATTCGGTGGGTTGTTCGTGATCAGTCATGAT CTTTGGGACCTTAAAAACGAGCGAACAAGAAAGACAGAAGACCGATACCAACTCCTTTTGGGGCAACGAGCCGATTTCCCACTTCACATGACGGTttctctgttatcatacctcgtATTTGGATTCGTTCCTCCACTTGTCTATTGCTTCTCCTTCTATGAGAGCAATGACAAAGATCTCAAGCTTTTGACAGTGGCCGCAGCCTCCATTTTAGGCATCATGATTCTGTCTGCCGGAAGAGCATACGTTCAGAGCCCAccaaaattttatttcaaaactaTCAGTTACCATGTCATGCTTGGGTTCACGGTTTCAGGTGTTTCGTATTTGTCTGGTGGCTTGATTATCAAGTTACTGGAGAAATTGGATATATTCCAGGAAGGTTCAGTGGAGAACCTGAGAATCTATGGAGCGGGTTCAAAACCGGGCCTCGCGACATTCTAA
- the LOC110943534 gene encoding membrane protein of ER body-like protein isoform X3, with protein sequence MLANAKTVYETKGNEKIHEPENTDITTNNQENGNGMHSVISKQNGEHQKHEISSEGDKSASSYISNKTEITIDEITEYDVETILKKQDTHDLFCPNCNSCITKRVILRKRKRRIPVPGADGKRNKPETPVSSESNVVLADSTDDQVQPPTSNEYDPQREPDVFRCLSCFSIFMPTGNGFKLFRGFGNKNSKEKSELSEKEVPVKKSWFSNIFKSEKVENNVTNLNVSVAVQRLDPENNVGEVSSVSSNLNPSMQEASVRISDGTTDLEKNQLQSDKVISESHGNMATDLPLADTNGQLLTSYHIEKESNSKSEYPGMFVVKPPLTNNVEPTESSISSVQHDGLKLLVPPNVGSLIIDNSQMNQELDVTIQHTVQNNVEIHLEEPLKVNKDILTDGQQVNLLDDVKNIERNKGEDTIITIESKQLDASAFQRPPDELGETSTPAPQQAVERGGVTTATRGSRSVDMVKSIVYGGLIELIASLSVVASAAGADAATLNVLALGLANIFGGLFVISHDLWDLKNERTRKTEDRYQLLLGQRADFPLHMTVSLLSYLVFGFVPPLVYCFSFYESNDKDLKLLTVAAASILGIMILSAGRAYVQSPPKFYFKTISYHVMLGFTVSGVSYLSGGLIIKLLEKLDIFQEGSVENLRIYGAGSKPGLATF encoded by the exons ATGCTGGCGAATGCGAAAACCGTATATGAAACCAAAG GTAACGAGAAAATTCACGAGCCAGAGAACACTGATATAACAACTAATAATCAAGAAAACGGGAATGGCATGCACTCGGTGATCAGCAAACAGAACGGAGAGCATCAAAAGCATGAAATATCATCGGAGGGTGACAAAAGTGCTTCATCATACATAAGCAACAAAACCGAAATCACGATTGATGAAATAACCGAATATGACGTGGAGACAATTTTAAAAAAGCAAGACACTCATGATTTGTTCTGTCCTAATTGCAATTCTTGTATAACCAAAAGGGTCATACTTCGTAAAAGGAAACGTAGAATCCCAGTTCCTGGTGCAGATGGAAAACGTAACAAACCGGAAACTCCAGTTTCTTCTGAATCGAACGTTGTTTTAGCTGATTCAACCGACGATCAAGTTCAACCACCAACATCTAATGAATATGATCCGCAAAGAGAGCCAGATGTATTCAGATGTTTGTCATGCTTCAGCATTTTCATGCCCACAG GAAATGGGTTTAAGTTGTTTCGCGGGTTTGGAAATAAAAACAGCAAAGAAAAAAGTGAACTTTCTGAGAAGGAAGTGCCTGTAAAGAAAAGCTGGTTTTCGAACATATTTAAATCGGAAAAGGTGGAGAATAATGTCACTAATCTTAACGTTTCAGTAGCCGTTCAGCGTTTAGATCCGGAAAATAACGTTGGTGAAGTCTCTTCTGTATCTTCTAACCTAAATCCGTCAATGCAAGAAGCTAGCGTGCGTATCTCCGACGGTACAACAGATTTGGAAAAAAATCAACTTCAGTCAGATAAAGTTATAAGCGAGAGCCACG GAAATATGGCAACAGACCTTCCATTAGCAGACACTAACGGGCAGTTACTTACCTCGTACCATATCGAGAAAGAATCCAACAGCAAAAGTGAATATCCGGGTATGTTTGTGGTCAAACCGCCTTTAACTAATAACGTGGAGCCCACAGAAAGTTCAATATCTTCAGTTCAACATGACGGATTGAAGCTTCTTGTTCCTCCAAATGTGGGATCGTTAATCATTGACAATTCGCAAATGAACCAAGAGCTTGATGTAACCATTCAACACACTGTTCAAAACAATGTTGAAATTCACCTTGAAGAGCCTCTGAAGGTCAACAAAGATATCTTAACTGACGGTCAACAGGTTAATCTTCTTGATGATGTGAAGAACATTGAAAGGAACAAAG GAGAAGATACAATAATTACCATAGAAAGCAAGCAACTTGATGCATCTGCCTTTCAAAGACCACCTGACGAACTTGGTGAGACGTCAACTCCAGCACCGCAGCAGGCGGTGGAACGTGGTGGTGTTACCACGGCAACAAGAGGCAGTCGTAGCGTGGACATGGTTAAAAGTATTGTTTATGGTGGCTTGATAGAACTGATTGCGAGCCTAAGTGTTGTGGCTTCTGCAGCTGGTGCTGATGCCGCCACAT TGAATGTGCTAGCTCTGGGATTGGCTAATATATTCGGTGGGTTGTTCGTGATCAGTCATGAT CTTTGGGACCTTAAAAACGAGCGAACAAGAAAGACAGAAGACCGATACCAACTCCTTTTGGGGCAACGAGCCGATTTCCCACTTCACATGACGGTttctctgttatcatacctcgtATTTGGATTCGTTCCTCCACTTGTCTATTGCTTCTCCTTCTATGAGAGCAATGACAAAGATCTCAAGCTTTTGACAGTGGCCGCAGCCTCCATTTTAGGCATCATGATTCTGTCTGCCGGAAGAGCATACGTTCAGAGCCCAccaaaattttatttcaaaactaTCAGTTACCATGTCATGCTTGGGTTCACGGTTTCAGGTGTTTCGTATTTGTCTGGTGGCTTGATTATCAAGTTACTGGAGAAATTGGATATATTCCAGGAAGGTTCAGTGGAGAACCTGAGAATCTATGGAGCGGGTTCAAAACCGGGCCTCGCGACATTCTAA